Proteins encoded within one genomic window of Glaciimonas sp. PCH181:
- a CDS encoding PTS sugar transporter subunit IIA, protein MTNLAKILPAQNIVLDLEVSSKKRAFEQAGLIFENNCGIARSTVSDNLFARERLGSTGLGHGVAVPHGRVKGLKAPLAAFVRLAQPIPFESPDGEPVSLLVFLLVPDNVTQHHLEILSEVAEMFSSDAFRDILNTDPEPLSVHARLVTWQPMNTENAS, encoded by the coding sequence ATGACTAATCTTGCAAAAATCCTGCCAGCACAAAATATCGTGCTGGATTTGGAAGTTTCCAGTAAAAAACGTGCCTTCGAGCAAGCTGGACTAATTTTCGAAAACAACTGCGGCATTGCCCGTTCCACCGTTTCCGATAACCTGTTTGCACGTGAGCGCCTGGGGTCTACCGGCCTTGGTCACGGCGTCGCCGTACCGCACGGGCGGGTTAAAGGTTTAAAGGCGCCGCTAGCAGCTTTTGTTCGACTGGCACAGCCGATTCCGTTTGAATCGCCGGATGGCGAACCGGTTAGTTTGCTGGTATTTTTGCTAGTCCCGGACAACGTGACGCAGCATCATTTGGAAATCCTTTCCGAAGTCGCTGAAATGTTCTCTAGCGATGCTTTCCGCGATATTCTCAATACCGATCCTGAGCCACTTTCAGTACATGCAAGGCTGGTGACATGGCAGCCGATGAATACCGAAAATGCATCCTAA